A genomic segment from Daphnia carinata strain CSIRO-1 chromosome 1, CSIRO_AGI_Dcar_HiC_V3, whole genome shotgun sequence encodes:
- the LOC130694061 gene encoding uncharacterized protein LOC130694061 isoform X3 codes for MDSDFSCPENGTGTDYASSADDSTLTQVSTGCFHVSPATRKGKRLQLLQMLLLPFIPILALVVQNVLTMKDAISAQKEATVIEHQIDLTVEVCKLLSALQHERSEIAHYIFTKGNRSSLSHRFANTDEALRNVSAIFAFKSDSWNSIFGSKANFMEHLALLGVKRFGIIDIAERGEGQKENAAIREINWYNVANDLILDQLSTRIRQTSTTGAWRLLIAFQFVIRSIENFSIAIVYGLYYFGKGHLSLENYARFIRYDSLAQVFLSSWLNKDYLNATQQFSTTSVNIYKNFVDDFPYFDNLTATRLEIYSNLQREPDTEIATTYYDYMSLYIDSLRLHQDKLRDEILASVEEDLEEAGTLQTITICVLTLVLFISPFIIFLVRNATQTIQTFASGLVSKTTELKRERKRCDRLLCQMLPKAVVRQLKQRRQVPAESFDSVTIYFSDIVGFTAISASSTPLEIIAFLNALYKMFDSKLERYDVYKVETIGDAYMVVSGLPHRNGLKHVGEIATMSLDLIAGVKSFRIPHRPNQPVCIRIGFNTGPCVAGVVGTKMPRYCLFGDTINTASRMESTGEAMKIHISTSAKEALDAIGGYHTELRG; via the exons atggatTCGGATTTTAGCTGTCCCGAAAATGGAACTGGCACGGATTACGCTAGCTCAGCTGATGATTCGACTCTGACGCAGGTTTCCACTGGCTG TTTTCACGTTAGCCCAGCTACCCGAAAAGGCAAGCGACTTCAACTCCTTCAGATGTTATTGCTTCCCTTCATACCTATACTAGCTCTAGTTGTGCAAAACGTTTTGACg ATGAAGGATGCCATCAGCGCACAGAAGGAAGCCACCGTCATAGAACACCAG ATCGATCTAACGGTGGAGGTTTGTAAACTACTCAGCGCTCTGCAGCACGAACGCAGCGAAATTGCCCACTACATATTCACCAAGGGTAACAG ATCTAGCCTGTCGCACCGGTTCGCCAACACTGACGAAGCTCTGCGCAACGTCAGCGCCATTTTCGCCTTCAAGTCGGACTCGTGGAACAGCATCTTCGGATCCAAAGCCAATTTCATGGAACATCTCGCTTTACTCGG CGTCAAACGTTTCGGGATTATTGACATTGC AGAGCGCGGTGAAGGCCAAAAGGAGAATGCAGCCATTCGCGAGATCAATTG GTATAACGTGGCCAACGATCTGATTCTTGATCAGCTGTCGACGCGGATACGGCAGACGTCGACTACCGGCGCTTGGAG GTTGCTGATTGCCTTCCAATTCGTCATCCGCTCCATCGAAAATTTCAGCATCGCCATTG TTTACGGGCTTTACTACTTCGGAAAAGGTCACCTCTCGTTGGAAAACTACGCTCGTTTCATCCGCTATGATTCACTGGCACAGGTGTTTTTATCATCGTGGCTAAATAAA GATTATTTGAACGCCACACAGCAGTTCTCCACAACGTCCGTAAACATCTACAAGAACTTTGTCGATGACTTTCCTTACTTCGACAATCTAACAGCCAC GAGGCTGGAGATCTATAGCAACCTTCAAAGAGAACCGGATACTGAAATTGCCACGACGTACTACGATTACATGTCTCTGTACATCGATTCGCTGCGACTACATCAAGACAAATTGCGCGACGAAATCCT GGCGTCGGTTGAGGAGGACCTTGAAGAAGCGGGTACGTTGCAGACCATCACCATCTGCGTATTGACGCTAGTGTTGTTCATCTCGCCATTCATCATCTTTCTAGTTCGCAACGCTACTCAAACGATCCAG ACGTTCGCCAGCGGCCTGGTATCCAAAACGACGGAACTGAAGCGCGAGAGAAAGCGGTGCGATCGATTGCTATGCCAAATGCTGCCTAAGGCTGTCGTTCGTCAACTCAAACAGAGAAGACAG GTGCCGGCAGAAAGTTTCGACTCGGTGACCATATACTTTAGCGATATCGTCGGATTTACGGCCATCTCCGCCTCCAGCACGCCACTCGAG ATCATCGCTTTCCTCAATGCCCTTTACAAGATGTTTGATTCGAAACTGGAGCGCTACGATGTTTACAAGGTGGAGACCATCGGGGACGCGTACATG GTTGTTTCGGGACTACCACATCGCAACG GCTTAAAGCACGTTGGCGAAATAGCGACCATGTCTCTGGATTTGATTGCCGGTGTAAAAAG CTTTCGTATACCACACCGTCCGAACCAGCCAGTCTGCATCAGAATCGGCTTTAACACAGGCCCGTGCGTGGCGGGAGTTGTCGGTACAAAAATGCCTCGCTACTGCCTTTTCGGTGACACCATCAACACTGCGTCTCGTATGGAATCGACAGGAGAAG CGATGAAGATTCACATCAGTACCAGCGCGAAGGAAGCCCTTGACGCTATCGGTGGCTACCACACGGAGCTTCGAG GGTAA
- the LOC130694061 gene encoding uncharacterized protein LOC130694061 isoform X1, which yields MDSDFSCPENGTGTDYASSADDSTLTQVSTGCFHVSPATRKGKRLQLLQMLLLPFIPILALVVQNVLTMKDAISAQKEATVIEHQIDLTVEVCKLLSALQHERSEIAHYIFTKGNRSSLSHRFANTDEALRNVSAIFAFKSDSWNSIFGSKANFMEHLALLGVKRFGIIDIAERGEGQKENAAIREINWYNVANDLILDQLSTRIRQTSTTGAWRLLIAFQFVIRSIENFSIAIVYGLYYFGKGHLSLENYARFIRYDSLAQVFLSSWLNKDYLNATQQFSTTSVNIYKNFVDDFPYFDNLTATRLEIYSNLQREPDTEIATTYYDYMSLYIDSLRLHQDKLRDEILASVEEDLEEAGTLQTITICVLTLVLFISPFIIFLVRNATQTIQTFASGLVSKTTELKRERKRCDRLLCQMLPKAVVRQLKQRRQVPAESFDSVTIYFSDIVGFTAISASSTPLEIIAFLNALYKMFDSKLERYDVYKVETIGDAYMVVSGLPHRNGLKHVGEIATMSLDLIAGVKSFRIPHRPNQPVCIRIGFNTGPCVAGVVGTKMPRYCLFGDTINTASRMESTGEAMKIHISTSAKEALDAIGGYHTELRGSFEVKGKGMMDTYWLTGKEGGLPRFLELEVPGYMDEPEYLRDLSDLP from the exons atggatTCGGATTTTAGCTGTCCCGAAAATGGAACTGGCACGGATTACGCTAGCTCAGCTGATGATTCGACTCTGACGCAGGTTTCCACTGGCTG TTTTCACGTTAGCCCAGCTACCCGAAAAGGCAAGCGACTTCAACTCCTTCAGATGTTATTGCTTCCCTTCATACCTATACTAGCTCTAGTTGTGCAAAACGTTTTGACg ATGAAGGATGCCATCAGCGCACAGAAGGAAGCCACCGTCATAGAACACCAG ATCGATCTAACGGTGGAGGTTTGTAAACTACTCAGCGCTCTGCAGCACGAACGCAGCGAAATTGCCCACTACATATTCACCAAGGGTAACAG ATCTAGCCTGTCGCACCGGTTCGCCAACACTGACGAAGCTCTGCGCAACGTCAGCGCCATTTTCGCCTTCAAGTCGGACTCGTGGAACAGCATCTTCGGATCCAAAGCCAATTTCATGGAACATCTCGCTTTACTCGG CGTCAAACGTTTCGGGATTATTGACATTGC AGAGCGCGGTGAAGGCCAAAAGGAGAATGCAGCCATTCGCGAGATCAATTG GTATAACGTGGCCAACGATCTGATTCTTGATCAGCTGTCGACGCGGATACGGCAGACGTCGACTACCGGCGCTTGGAG GTTGCTGATTGCCTTCCAATTCGTCATCCGCTCCATCGAAAATTTCAGCATCGCCATTG TTTACGGGCTTTACTACTTCGGAAAAGGTCACCTCTCGTTGGAAAACTACGCTCGTTTCATCCGCTATGATTCACTGGCACAGGTGTTTTTATCATCGTGGCTAAATAAA GATTATTTGAACGCCACACAGCAGTTCTCCACAACGTCCGTAAACATCTACAAGAACTTTGTCGATGACTTTCCTTACTTCGACAATCTAACAGCCAC GAGGCTGGAGATCTATAGCAACCTTCAAAGAGAACCGGATACTGAAATTGCCACGACGTACTACGATTACATGTCTCTGTACATCGATTCGCTGCGACTACATCAAGACAAATTGCGCGACGAAATCCT GGCGTCGGTTGAGGAGGACCTTGAAGAAGCGGGTACGTTGCAGACCATCACCATCTGCGTATTGACGCTAGTGTTGTTCATCTCGCCATTCATCATCTTTCTAGTTCGCAACGCTACTCAAACGATCCAG ACGTTCGCCAGCGGCCTGGTATCCAAAACGACGGAACTGAAGCGCGAGAGAAAGCGGTGCGATCGATTGCTATGCCAAATGCTGCCTAAGGCTGTCGTTCGTCAACTCAAACAGAGAAGACAG GTGCCGGCAGAAAGTTTCGACTCGGTGACCATATACTTTAGCGATATCGTCGGATTTACGGCCATCTCCGCCTCCAGCACGCCACTCGAG ATCATCGCTTTCCTCAATGCCCTTTACAAGATGTTTGATTCGAAACTGGAGCGCTACGATGTTTACAAGGTGGAGACCATCGGGGACGCGTACATG GTTGTTTCGGGACTACCACATCGCAACG GCTTAAAGCACGTTGGCGAAATAGCGACCATGTCTCTGGATTTGATTGCCGGTGTAAAAAG CTTTCGTATACCACACCGTCCGAACCAGCCAGTCTGCATCAGAATCGGCTTTAACACAGGCCCGTGCGTGGCGGGAGTTGTCGGTACAAAAATGCCTCGCTACTGCCTTTTCGGTGACACCATCAACACTGCGTCTCGTATGGAATCGACAGGAGAAG CGATGAAGATTCACATCAGTACCAGCGCGAAGGAAGCCCTTGACGCTATCGGTGGCTACCACACGGAGCTTCGAG GCAGCTTTGAAGTGAAG GGTAAAGGAATGATG GATACATACTGGCTGACTGGCAAAGAAGGTGGACTGCCTCGCTTCCTCGAGCTGGAAGTTCCAGGCTACATGGACGAACCTGAATATCTGAGAGATTTGAGTGACTTACCTTGA
- the LOC130694061 gene encoding uncharacterized protein LOC130694061 isoform X4 produces the protein MDSDFSCPENGTGTDYASSADDSTLTQVSTGCFHVSPATRKGKRLQLLQMLLLPFIPILALVVQNVLTMKDAISAQKEATVIEHQIDLTVEVCKLLSALQHERSEIAHYIFTKGNSLGLPSTETSNSRLSSHSSLYNRSSLSHRFANTDEALRNVSAIFAFKSDSWNSIFGSKANFMEHLALLGVKRFGIIDIAERGEGQKENAAIREINWYNVANDLILDQLSTRIRQTSTTGAWRLLIAFQFVIRSIENFSIAIVYGLYYFGKGHLSLENYARFIRYDSLAQVFLSSWLNKDYLNATQQFSTTSVNIYKNFVDDFPYFDNLTATRLEIYSNLQREPDTEIATTYYDYMSLYIDSLRLHQDKLRDEILASVEEDLEEAGTLQTITICVLTLVLFISPFIIFLVRNATQTIQTFASGLVSKTTELKRERKRCDRLLCQMLPKAVVRQLKQRRQVPAESFDSVTIYFSDIVGFTAISASSTPLEIIAFLNALYKMFDSKLERYDVYKVETIGDAYMVVSGLPHRNGLKHVGEIATMSLDLIAGVKSFRIPHRPNQPVCIRIGFNTGPCVAGVVGTKMPRYCLFGDTINTASRMESTGEAMKIHISTSAKEALDAIGGYHTELRGSFEVKGKGMMDTYWLTGKEGGLPRFLELEVPGYMDEPEYLRDLSDLP, from the exons atggatTCGGATTTTAGCTGTCCCGAAAATGGAACTGGCACGGATTACGCTAGCTCAGCTGATGATTCGACTCTGACGCAGGTTTCCACTGGCTG TTTTCACGTTAGCCCAGCTACCCGAAAAGGCAAGCGACTTCAACTCCTTCAGATGTTATTGCTTCCCTTCATACCTATACTAGCTCTAGTTGTGCAAAACGTTTTGACg ATGAAGGATGCCATCAGCGCACAGAAGGAAGCCACCGTCATAGAACACCAG ATCGATCTAACGGTGGAGGTTTGTAAACTACTCAGCGCTCTGCAGCACGAACGCAGCGAAATTGCCCACTACATATTCACCAAGGGTAACAG CTTAGGCCTACCAAGCACAGAGACATCTAACAGCAG GCTCTCCTCCCATTCGTCGTTGTACAACAGATCTAGCCTGTCGCACCGGTTCGCCAACACTGACGAAGCTCTGCGCAACGTCAGCGCCATTTTCGCCTTCAAGTCGGACTCGTGGAACAGCATCTTCGGATCCAAAGCCAATTTCATGGAACATCTCGCTTTACTCGG CGTCAAACGTTTCGGGATTATTGACATTGC AGAGCGCGGTGAAGGCCAAAAGGAGAATGCAGCCATTCGCGAGATCAATTG GTATAACGTGGCCAACGATCTGATTCTTGATCAGCTGTCGACGCGGATACGGCAGACGTCGACTACCGGCGCTTGGAG GTTGCTGATTGCCTTCCAATTCGTCATCCGCTCCATCGAAAATTTCAGCATCGCCATTG TTTACGGGCTTTACTACTTCGGAAAAGGTCACCTCTCGTTGGAAAACTACGCTCGTTTCATCCGCTATGATTCACTGGCACAGGTGTTTTTATCATCGTGGCTAAATAAA GATTATTTGAACGCCACACAGCAGTTCTCCACAACGTCCGTAAACATCTACAAGAACTTTGTCGATGACTTTCCTTACTTCGACAATCTAACAGCCAC GAGGCTGGAGATCTATAGCAACCTTCAAAGAGAACCGGATACTGAAATTGCCACGACGTACTACGATTACATGTCTCTGTACATCGATTCGCTGCGACTACATCAAGACAAATTGCGCGACGAAATCCT GGCGTCGGTTGAGGAGGACCTTGAAGAAGCGGGTACGTTGCAGACCATCACCATCTGCGTATTGACGCTAGTGTTGTTCATCTCGCCATTCATCATCTTTCTAGTTCGCAACGCTACTCAAACGATCCAG ACGTTCGCCAGCGGCCTGGTATCCAAAACGACGGAACTGAAGCGCGAGAGAAAGCGGTGCGATCGATTGCTATGCCAAATGCTGCCTAAGGCTGTCGTTCGTCAACTCAAACAGAGAAGACAG GTGCCGGCAGAAAGTTTCGACTCGGTGACCATATACTTTAGCGATATCGTCGGATTTACGGCCATCTCCGCCTCCAGCACGCCACTCGAG ATCATCGCTTTCCTCAATGCCCTTTACAAGATGTTTGATTCGAAACTGGAGCGCTACGATGTTTACAAGGTGGAGACCATCGGGGACGCGTACATG GTTGTTTCGGGACTACCACATCGCAACG GCTTAAAGCACGTTGGCGAAATAGCGACCATGTCTCTGGATTTGATTGCCGGTGTAAAAAG CTTTCGTATACCACACCGTCCGAACCAGCCAGTCTGCATCAGAATCGGCTTTAACACAGGCCCGTGCGTGGCGGGAGTTGTCGGTACAAAAATGCCTCGCTACTGCCTTTTCGGTGACACCATCAACACTGCGTCTCGTATGGAATCGACAGGAGAAG CGATGAAGATTCACATCAGTACCAGCGCGAAGGAAGCCCTTGACGCTATCGGTGGCTACCACACGGAGCTTCGAG GCAGCTTTGAAGTGAAG GGTAAAGGAATGATG GATACATACTGGCTGACTGGCAAAGAAGGTGGACTGCCTCGCTTCCTCGAGCTGGAAGTTCCAGGCTACATGGACGAACCTGAATATCTGAGAGATTTGAGTGACTTACCTTGA
- the LOC130694150 gene encoding uncharacterized protein LOC130694150 isoform X2, producing the protein MISMAWENTLLASRILPPAYTPVEVATNRSQDASLMLDQDGRLTLLIILTTSAGLAIVLLFFIFLRIGCLRGQSCFGRYKDRHDRSAFPLTTVVLDDHAAITKSQATSPQAIQVLSGSGEPATATSTAMETMTPTATLKMFNPPGEVFSQQHRQSDNNASQQLKLSSSGEAGEVQSGFLIFKTWLSGMKSKDLPTENGTAYIGSLAREDVQLQQQQQMATPLETKSLCGSPKRRYGRPLANGEAIATQKQQILARFGQHLPGFGFTQSKSSCLFEDDDDEEYELDELSSAPAVTYSYRNGNQFEYMGGPYGYVDPLYSHQLPGNNNQHPAREMKSFGNERNRTSVRLEELDIVQRAGQRNSMLESRQEPQPPVLLLLPTLVRSADSLVLPTK; encoded by the exons ATGATCAGCATGGCTTGGGAAAACACCTTATTGGCTTCTCGAATTTTACCGCCGGCCTACACGCCCGTCGAAGTGGCTACCAATCGTTCACAGGATGCCTCACTGATGCTGGATCAAG ATGGACGCTTAACTTTGTTGATCATCCTAACGACCTCTGCTGGCCTAGCCATCGTATtgctcttctttattttcctcAG gatCGGCTGCTTACGGGGGCAAAGCTGCTTCGGTAGATACAAAGACCGTCACGATCGATCCGCTTTTCCGTTGACGACCGTCGTCTTAGACGATCACGCGGCCATTACCAAATCTCAAGCCACGTCTCCACAAGCCATTCAG GTCTTGTCGGGAAGCGGTGAGCCGGCAACGGCAACGTCTACTGCTATGGAAACGATGACTCCGACAGCTACGCTAAAGATGTTTAATCCCCCAGGAGAAGTATTCTCACAGCAACATCGACAGAGTGACAACAACGCCAGCCAACAGTTGAAATTATCATCATCGGGAGAAGCTGGAGAGGTTCAAAGTGGCTTTCTCATCTTCAAAACTTGGCTCTCCGGCATGAAGAGCAAAGATTTGCCAACTGAAAATGGGACGGCTTACATCGGCTCGCTGGCCAGAGAAGACGTTCAActtcaacagcagcagcaaatgGCAACTCCGTTGGAAACAAAAAGCCTGTGCGGATCGCCGAAGCGTCGCTACGGCAGGCCGTTGGCCAATGGAGAAGCGATAGCCACACAAAAGCAGCAGATCTTGGCGAGATTTGGCCAGCATTTGCCCGGCTTTGGATTCACCCAATCTAAGAGCAGTTGTCTATTCGAGGACGATGACGATGAAGAATACGAGCTGGATGAATTATCATCCGCGCCGGCCGTCACGTATAGCTACCGCAACGGAAATCAATTCGAATATATGGGCGGCCCTTATGGCTACGTCGATCCGCTTTACAGCCATCAATTGCCCGGCAATAATAACCAGCATCCAGCGAGAGAAATGAAGTCCTTCGGCAACGAACGGAATCGCACGTCCGTCCGCTTGGAAGAATTGGACATCGTCCAACGCGCTGGTCAACGAAACTCGATGTTGGAATCCAGACAAGAGCCACAACCTCCAGTCTTACTTCTGCTGCCTACACTCGTCCGATCAGCTGATTCACTCGTCCTACCCACCAAATAG
- the LOC130694150 gene encoding uncharacterized protein LOC130694150 isoform X1, translating into MISMAWENTLLASRILPPAYTPVEVATNRSQDASLMLDQDGRLTLLIILTTSAGLAIVLLFFIFLRIGCLRGQSCFGRYKDRHDRSAFPLTTVVLDDHAAITKSQATSPQAIQTTFIQTRNDPPNDSYIIKLVDNDLIVETQVLSGSGEPATATSTAMETMTPTATLKMFNPPGEVFSQQHRQSDNNASQQLKLSSSGEAGEVQSGFLIFKTWLSGMKSKDLPTENGTAYIGSLAREDVQLQQQQQMATPLETKSLCGSPKRRYGRPLANGEAIATQKQQILARFGQHLPGFGFTQSKSSCLFEDDDDEEYELDELSSAPAVTYSYRNGNQFEYMGGPYGYVDPLYSHQLPGNNNQHPAREMKSFGNERNRTSVRLEELDIVQRAGQRNSMLESRQEPQPPVLLLLPTLVRSADSLVLPTK; encoded by the exons ATGATCAGCATGGCTTGGGAAAACACCTTATTGGCTTCTCGAATTTTACCGCCGGCCTACACGCCCGTCGAAGTGGCTACCAATCGTTCACAGGATGCCTCACTGATGCTGGATCAAG ATGGACGCTTAACTTTGTTGATCATCCTAACGACCTCTGCTGGCCTAGCCATCGTATtgctcttctttattttcctcAG gatCGGCTGCTTACGGGGGCAAAGCTGCTTCGGTAGATACAAAGACCGTCACGATCGATCCGCTTTTCCGTTGACGACCGTCGTCTTAGACGATCACGCGGCCATTACCAAATCTCAAGCCACGTCTCCACAAGCCATTCAG ACGACCTTTATTCAGACAAGGAATGACCCGCCAAATGACAGTTACATCATCAAGCTGGTCGATAACGACTTGATTGTCGAGACTCAG GTCTTGTCGGGAAGCGGTGAGCCGGCAACGGCAACGTCTACTGCTATGGAAACGATGACTCCGACAGCTACGCTAAAGATGTTTAATCCCCCAGGAGAAGTATTCTCACAGCAACATCGACAGAGTGACAACAACGCCAGCCAACAGTTGAAATTATCATCATCGGGAGAAGCTGGAGAGGTTCAAAGTGGCTTTCTCATCTTCAAAACTTGGCTCTCCGGCATGAAGAGCAAAGATTTGCCAACTGAAAATGGGACGGCTTACATCGGCTCGCTGGCCAGAGAAGACGTTCAActtcaacagcagcagcaaatgGCAACTCCGTTGGAAACAAAAAGCCTGTGCGGATCGCCGAAGCGTCGCTACGGCAGGCCGTTGGCCAATGGAGAAGCGATAGCCACACAAAAGCAGCAGATCTTGGCGAGATTTGGCCAGCATTTGCCCGGCTTTGGATTCACCCAATCTAAGAGCAGTTGTCTATTCGAGGACGATGACGATGAAGAATACGAGCTGGATGAATTATCATCCGCGCCGGCCGTCACGTATAGCTACCGCAACGGAAATCAATTCGAATATATGGGCGGCCCTTATGGCTACGTCGATCCGCTTTACAGCCATCAATTGCCCGGCAATAATAACCAGCATCCAGCGAGAGAAATGAAGTCCTTCGGCAACGAACGGAATCGCACGTCCGTCCGCTTGGAAGAATTGGACATCGTCCAACGCGCTGGTCAACGAAACTCGATGTTGGAATCCAGACAAGAGCCACAACCTCCAGTCTTACTTCTGCTGCCTACACTCGTCCGATCAGCTGATTCACTCGTCCTACCCACCAAATAG
- the LOC130694061 gene encoding uncharacterized protein LOC130694061 isoform X2, translating to MDSDFSCPENGTGTDYASSADDSTLTQVSTGCFHVSPATRKGKRLQLLQMLLLPFIPILALVVQNVLTMKDAISAQKEATVIEHQIDLTVEVCKLLSALQHERSEIAHYIFTKGNRSSLSHRFANTDEALRNVSAIFAFKSDSWNSIFGSKANFMEHLALLGVKRFGIIDIAERGEGQKENAAIREINWYNVANDLILDQLSTRIRQTSTTGAWRLLIAFQFVIRSIENFSIAIVYGLYYFGKGHLSLENYARFIRYDSLAQDYLNATQQFSTTSVNIYKNFVDDFPYFDNLTATRLEIYSNLQREPDTEIATTYYDYMSLYIDSLRLHQDKLRDEILASVEEDLEEAGTLQTITICVLTLVLFISPFIIFLVRNATQTIQTFASGLVSKTTELKRERKRCDRLLCQMLPKAVVRQLKQRRQVPAESFDSVTIYFSDIVGFTAISASSTPLEIIAFLNALYKMFDSKLERYDVYKVETIGDAYMVVSGLPHRNGLKHVGEIATMSLDLIAGVKSFRIPHRPNQPVCIRIGFNTGPCVAGVVGTKMPRYCLFGDTINTASRMESTGEAMKIHISTSAKEALDAIGGYHTELRGSFEVKGKGMMDTYWLTGKEGGLPRFLELEVPGYMDEPEYLRDLSDLP from the exons atggatTCGGATTTTAGCTGTCCCGAAAATGGAACTGGCACGGATTACGCTAGCTCAGCTGATGATTCGACTCTGACGCAGGTTTCCACTGGCTG TTTTCACGTTAGCCCAGCTACCCGAAAAGGCAAGCGACTTCAACTCCTTCAGATGTTATTGCTTCCCTTCATACCTATACTAGCTCTAGTTGTGCAAAACGTTTTGACg ATGAAGGATGCCATCAGCGCACAGAAGGAAGCCACCGTCATAGAACACCAG ATCGATCTAACGGTGGAGGTTTGTAAACTACTCAGCGCTCTGCAGCACGAACGCAGCGAAATTGCCCACTACATATTCACCAAGGGTAACAG ATCTAGCCTGTCGCACCGGTTCGCCAACACTGACGAAGCTCTGCGCAACGTCAGCGCCATTTTCGCCTTCAAGTCGGACTCGTGGAACAGCATCTTCGGATCCAAAGCCAATTTCATGGAACATCTCGCTTTACTCGG CGTCAAACGTTTCGGGATTATTGACATTGC AGAGCGCGGTGAAGGCCAAAAGGAGAATGCAGCCATTCGCGAGATCAATTG GTATAACGTGGCCAACGATCTGATTCTTGATCAGCTGTCGACGCGGATACGGCAGACGTCGACTACCGGCGCTTGGAG GTTGCTGATTGCCTTCCAATTCGTCATCCGCTCCATCGAAAATTTCAGCATCGCCATTG TTTACGGGCTTTACTACTTCGGAAAAGGTCACCTCTCGTTGGAAAACTACGCTCGTTTCATCCGCTATGATTCACTGGCACAG GATTATTTGAACGCCACACAGCAGTTCTCCACAACGTCCGTAAACATCTACAAGAACTTTGTCGATGACTTTCCTTACTTCGACAATCTAACAGCCAC GAGGCTGGAGATCTATAGCAACCTTCAAAGAGAACCGGATACTGAAATTGCCACGACGTACTACGATTACATGTCTCTGTACATCGATTCGCTGCGACTACATCAAGACAAATTGCGCGACGAAATCCT GGCGTCGGTTGAGGAGGACCTTGAAGAAGCGGGTACGTTGCAGACCATCACCATCTGCGTATTGACGCTAGTGTTGTTCATCTCGCCATTCATCATCTTTCTAGTTCGCAACGCTACTCAAACGATCCAG ACGTTCGCCAGCGGCCTGGTATCCAAAACGACGGAACTGAAGCGCGAGAGAAAGCGGTGCGATCGATTGCTATGCCAAATGCTGCCTAAGGCTGTCGTTCGTCAACTCAAACAGAGAAGACAG GTGCCGGCAGAAAGTTTCGACTCGGTGACCATATACTTTAGCGATATCGTCGGATTTACGGCCATCTCCGCCTCCAGCACGCCACTCGAG ATCATCGCTTTCCTCAATGCCCTTTACAAGATGTTTGATTCGAAACTGGAGCGCTACGATGTTTACAAGGTGGAGACCATCGGGGACGCGTACATG GTTGTTTCGGGACTACCACATCGCAACG GCTTAAAGCACGTTGGCGAAATAGCGACCATGTCTCTGGATTTGATTGCCGGTGTAAAAAG CTTTCGTATACCACACCGTCCGAACCAGCCAGTCTGCATCAGAATCGGCTTTAACACAGGCCCGTGCGTGGCGGGAGTTGTCGGTACAAAAATGCCTCGCTACTGCCTTTTCGGTGACACCATCAACACTGCGTCTCGTATGGAATCGACAGGAGAAG CGATGAAGATTCACATCAGTACCAGCGCGAAGGAAGCCCTTGACGCTATCGGTGGCTACCACACGGAGCTTCGAG GCAGCTTTGAAGTGAAG GGTAAAGGAATGATG GATACATACTGGCTGACTGGCAAAGAAGGTGGACTGCCTCGCTTCCTCGAGCTGGAAGTTCCAGGCTACATGGACGAACCTGAATATCTGAGAGATTTGAGTGACTTACCTTGA